GACACTGCCGATGGCATCGTCCGGGTTGTTCCAGATATTGATGTGGCCGTCGCCGTCGAAGTCCACGGCATAGGCGCGGAAGCTACTCGGCATGAACTGCGGCAGGCCCATGGCGCCGGCGTAGGAACCCTTGAGCGTAAGCGGATCGAGCTGTTCCTCGCGGGCCAGCAGGAGGAACTCGCGTAGCTCCTTGCGGAAGAATTCGGCCCGCGGCGGGTAGTCGAAACCGAGCGTGGACAGGGCATCGATGACCCGGTAGTTGCCGGTGTTGCGGCCGAAGAAGGTCTCCACGCCGATGATCGCGACGATGTATTGCGCCGGCACACCGTATTCCTGCTCGGCGCGGGCCAGCACGGCTTCGTGCTGGCGCCAGAAGTCCACACCGCGGGCGATGCGCGCGTCGGTGATGAACATCGGGCGGTACTCCTTCCACGGTTTGACGCGCTCGGCCGGCCGCGAAATCGCGTCGAGGATCGCCTGCTTGCGTTGCACCTCGCGGAACACGCCCATCAGCTGCTCCCCGGCAAAGCCGTAGTCGCGGGTCATCTCGCCAACGAACTCGGCCACCTGCGGCGAGCCATCGTAGTCGCCGGCATTGGCCTGCTGGATTGCGC
This window of the Pseudomonas mosselii genome carries:
- the mltB gene encoding lytic murein transglycosylase B, giving the protein MQAVRGWAARLAPWFGAMGLFGAIQQANAGDYDGSPQVAEFVGEMTRDYGFAGEQLMGVFREVQRKQAILDAISRPAERVKPWKEYRPMFITDARIARGVDFWRQHEAVLARAEQEYGVPAQYIVAIIGVETFFGRNTGNYRVIDALSTLGFDYPPRAEFFRKELREFLLLAREEQLDPLTLKGSYAGAMGLPQFMPSSFRAYAVDFDGDGHINIWNNPDDAIGSVASYFKRHGWVPGEPVVSRADVAGARADEGLTTGIEPTRTVAQLRALGWSGHDALRDDLPVTAFRLEGADGPEYWMGLKNFYAITRYNRSVMYAMAVHQLSEQLVLARGVK